The following proteins are encoded in a genomic region of Panthera leo isolate Ple1 chromosome F2, P.leo_Ple1_pat1.1, whole genome shotgun sequence:
- the KIFC2 gene encoding kinesin-like protein KIFC2 isoform X2 codes for MYAFYSLLIYIFYSLFRRDGGAAVASDPGDPAQSAGGKPGGRRRPDQPTAELWTELTGLVGLTGCSEDGPEEGAEGRSTEVSLEEALVRLAEFLSVQLGAEESCRNPDLSKPSDVPPLLTVTGQLLALLAWIRSPRGRQALPQGIHPASEVQPPTPAGSPPQEESPSLSPRGEAQGQNPPQLEEDQRAWQRLEQLILGQLEELKQQLELQEEELGRLRLGVEEAEALVELQSRLQEAQDTTEALQVQLGVQEVQLQGLRGALRQLQQETEQNCRRELQQMLGQLAGLRARMASLRQGCGDLRGLVSTFTQSCQCSLSEARGQVSWALGALSAGGAGTQLPEEQQGPPTGCPGRLLELKGNIRVLCRLRPGTPSSLVSLEPGPSGTVTTCYRGRQRRFRLDWVFSPEASQEEVFRELEPAVLSCLQGYSVCIFTYGQTGTGKTYSMEGPPEDPGIAPRALQSLFQEMGTEGQHRVTLSMVEIYNEAVRDLLAPGPPERLAVRQGPAGQGGIQVAGLTYWDVPDLEMLHQMLSLGRSNRATAATTKNSHSSRSHALVTLTLRTASPPRGPGTAGTLHLVDLAGSERAWKAGAAGPPRGGRDGAQRLREARTINRSLLALGSVMAALRARRPHVPFRDSQLTRLLQPALGPGATAVLLLQISTRPEDLGETVCSLKFAERVGRVELGPARRCRAPRSGTPSSLSTDTPLTGTPCTPTPSPGSPPGPGPGSGSSSGLGTQKDAPL; via the exons ATGTACGCCTTCTACTCGCTGCTCATCTACATCTTCTACAGCCTCTTCCGTAGGGATGGCGGGGCTGCGGTGGCCAGCGACCCCGGGGACCCCGCCCAG AGTGCCGGTGGCAAGCCCGGGGGTCGCCGCCGCCCCGACCAGCCCACGGCAGAACTGTGGACCGAGCTGACAGGCCTGGTCG GCCTCACAGGCTGCTCTGAGGATGGGCCGGAAGAGGGAGCCGAGGGCCGCTCTACCGAGGTCTCCCTGGAAGAGGCTCTCGTGCGTCTTGCTGAGTTCCTCTCCGTCCAGCTGGGGGCGGAAGAGAGCTGCCGGAACCCTGACCTGAGCAAG CCGAGCGATGTCCCCCCACTGTTGACGGTGACCGGTCAGCTCTTGGCCCTCCTGGCATGGATTCGGAGCCCCAGGGGGAGGCAGGCCCTGCCCCAGGGTATTCATCCAGCCTCGGAGGTGCAGCCTCCCACACCTGCTG gatcCCCACCTCAAGAAGAAAGCCCTTCCCTTTCACCAAGAGGTGAGGCCCAAGGGCAGAACCCTCCCCAGTTGGAGGAGGACCAGAGAGCTTGGCAGCGGCTGGAGCAGCTCATCCTTGGACAG ctaGAGGAACTGAAGCAGCAACTCGAACTGCAGGAAGAGGAGCTGGGCCGCTTGCGCCTGGGCGTG gaggaggcagaggcatTGGTGGAGCTCCAGAGTCGGCTTCAGGAAGCCCAGGACACCACAGAAGCACTTCAGGTCCAG CTGGGGGTGCAGGAGGTGCAGCTGCAGGGCCTTCGGGGGGCCCTTCGGCAGCTCCAGCAGGAGACTGAGCAGAACTGCAGACGGGAGCTGCAGCAGATGCTTGGGCAGCTGGCAG GACTTCGGGCACGTATGGCCAGTCTGCGACAGGGCTGTGGGGACCTCCGAGGACTGGTCAGCACATTTACCCAGAGCTGTCAGTGTTCGCTCAGTGAGGCCCGGGGCCAG GTATCCTGGGCCCTTGGGGCTCTGTCAGCTGGAGGGGCTGGGACTCAGCTCCCTGAGGAGCAGCAGGGGCCCCCAACTGGATGCCCGGGGCGGCTGCTGGAGCTCAAGG GAAATATCCGTGTGCTGTGTCGCCTGAGGCCAGGGACACCCTCCAGCCTggtgagcttggagcctggcccCAGCGGCACTGTCACCACCTGCTATCGAGGGCGCCAGCGTCGCTTCCGCCTGGACTGGGTCTTCTCTCCAGAGgccagccaggaggag GTCTTCAGGGAGCTGGAGCCAGCCGTGCTGTCCTGCCTCCAAGGCTACAGTGTCTGCATTTTCACCTACGGTCAGACAGGGACAGGGAAGACCTACAGtatggag GGCCCACCAGAGGACCCTGGCATAGCTCCTAGGGCACTGCAGTCACTGTTCCAGGAGATGGGGACTGAAGGGCAGCACCGTGTGACTCTCAGCATGGTGGAGATCTACAATGAGGCTGTCAG ggACCTCCTAGCCCCAGGGCCTCCTGAGCGCCTGGCCGTGAGGCAGGGCCCAGCAGGCCAGGGGGGCATTCAGGTGGCTGGCCTCACCTACTGGGACGTGCCCGACCTGGAGATGCTTCACCAG ATGCTGAGCCTGGGGAGGAGCAACCGGGCCACCGCCGCCACCACCAAGAACTCGCACAGCTCACGGTCGCATGCCCTGGTCACACTGACACTGCGTACGGCGTCCCCGCCGCGCGGTCCAGGCACCGCAG GCACACTGCACCTGGTGGACCTGGCCGGATCGGAGCGTGCCTGGAAGGCAGGGGCGGCCGGCCCGCCGCGCGGAGGCCGAGACGGCGCCCAGCGCCTGCGGGAGGCCCGGACTATCAACCGCTCGCTGCTGGCCCTGGGAAGCGTGATGGCCGCGCTGCGCGCCCGCCGGCCCCACGTGCCCTTCCGCGATTCGCAGCTCACGCGCCTGCTGCAGCCGGCGCTCGGGCCTGGCGCCACCGCGGTGCTGTTGTTGCAG ATTTCCACGCGGCCCGAGGATCTCGGCGAGACCGTGTGCTCGCTCAAGTTCGCCGAGCGAGTGGGCCGAGTGGAGCTGGGGCCAGCCCGGCGCTGCAGGGCCCCGCGCTCCGGGACGCCCTCTTCGCTCAGCACCGACACGCCACTTACCGGGACCCCCTGCACTCCTACGCCGTCCCCCGGCAGCCCTCCGGGACCCGGCCCGGGCAGCGGCTCCAGCTCGGGCCTCGGGACCCAAAAGGACGCGCCCTTGTAG
- the KIFC2 gene encoding kinesin-like protein KIFC2 isoform X1, whose translation MYAFYSLLIYIFYSLFRRDGGAAVASDPGDPAQSAGGKPGGRRRPDQPTAELWTELTGLVGLTGCSEDGPEEGAEGRSTEVSLEEALVRLAEFLSVQLGAEESCRNPDLSKPSDVPPLLTVTGQLLALLAWIRSPRGRQALPQGIHPASEVQPPTPAGSPPQEESPSLSPRGEAQGQNPPQLEEDQRAWQRLEQLILGQLEELKQQLELQEEELGRLRLGVGATDSEKRVQHLTLENEALKQSLSLTRDLLLHWGPGPSTRPPQEEAEALVELQSRLQEAQDTTEALQVQLGVQEVQLQGLRGALRQLQQETEQNCRRELQQMLGQLAGLRARMASLRQGCGDLRGLVSTFTQSCQCSLSEARGQVSWALGALSAGGAGTQLPEEQQGPPTGCPGRLLELKGNIRVLCRLRPGTPSSLVSLEPGPSGTVTTCYRGRQRRFRLDWVFSPEASQEEVFRELEPAVLSCLQGYSVCIFTYGQTGTGKTYSMEGPPEDPGIAPRALQSLFQEMGTEGQHRVTLSMVEIYNEAVRDLLAPGPPERLAVRQGPAGQGGIQVAGLTYWDVPDLEMLHQMLSLGRSNRATAATTKNSHSSRSHALVTLTLRTASPPRGPGTAGTLHLVDLAGSERAWKAGAAGPPRGGRDGAQRLREARTINRSLLALGSVMAALRARRPHVPFRDSQLTRLLQPALGPGATAVLLLQISTRPEDLGETVCSLKFAERVGRVELGPARRCRAPRSGTPSSLSTDTPLTGTPCTPTPSPGSPPGPGPGSGSSSGLGTQKDAPL comes from the exons ATGTACGCCTTCTACTCGCTGCTCATCTACATCTTCTACAGCCTCTTCCGTAGGGATGGCGGGGCTGCGGTGGCCAGCGACCCCGGGGACCCCGCCCAG AGTGCCGGTGGCAAGCCCGGGGGTCGCCGCCGCCCCGACCAGCCCACGGCAGAACTGTGGACCGAGCTGACAGGCCTGGTCG GCCTCACAGGCTGCTCTGAGGATGGGCCGGAAGAGGGAGCCGAGGGCCGCTCTACCGAGGTCTCCCTGGAAGAGGCTCTCGTGCGTCTTGCTGAGTTCCTCTCCGTCCAGCTGGGGGCGGAAGAGAGCTGCCGGAACCCTGACCTGAGCAAG CCGAGCGATGTCCCCCCACTGTTGACGGTGACCGGTCAGCTCTTGGCCCTCCTGGCATGGATTCGGAGCCCCAGGGGGAGGCAGGCCCTGCCCCAGGGTATTCATCCAGCCTCGGAGGTGCAGCCTCCCACACCTGCTG gatcCCCACCTCAAGAAGAAAGCCCTTCCCTTTCACCAAGAGGTGAGGCCCAAGGGCAGAACCCTCCCCAGTTGGAGGAGGACCAGAGAGCTTGGCAGCGGCTGGAGCAGCTCATCCTTGGACAG ctaGAGGAACTGAAGCAGCAACTCGAACTGCAGGAAGAGGAGCTGGGCCGCTTGCGCCTGGGCGTG GGGGCGACAGACTCAGAGAAAAGGGTTCAGCATCTAACCCTGGAGAATGAGGCTCTGAAACAGAGCCTGAGCCTCACTCGGGACCTTCTGCTGCACTGGGGCCCTGGCCCCTCCACCAGGCCCCCCCAG gaggaggcagaggcatTGGTGGAGCTCCAGAGTCGGCTTCAGGAAGCCCAGGACACCACAGAAGCACTTCAGGTCCAG CTGGGGGTGCAGGAGGTGCAGCTGCAGGGCCTTCGGGGGGCCCTTCGGCAGCTCCAGCAGGAGACTGAGCAGAACTGCAGACGGGAGCTGCAGCAGATGCTTGGGCAGCTGGCAG GACTTCGGGCACGTATGGCCAGTCTGCGACAGGGCTGTGGGGACCTCCGAGGACTGGTCAGCACATTTACCCAGAGCTGTCAGTGTTCGCTCAGTGAGGCCCGGGGCCAG GTATCCTGGGCCCTTGGGGCTCTGTCAGCTGGAGGGGCTGGGACTCAGCTCCCTGAGGAGCAGCAGGGGCCCCCAACTGGATGCCCGGGGCGGCTGCTGGAGCTCAAGG GAAATATCCGTGTGCTGTGTCGCCTGAGGCCAGGGACACCCTCCAGCCTggtgagcttggagcctggcccCAGCGGCACTGTCACCACCTGCTATCGAGGGCGCCAGCGTCGCTTCCGCCTGGACTGGGTCTTCTCTCCAGAGgccagccaggaggag GTCTTCAGGGAGCTGGAGCCAGCCGTGCTGTCCTGCCTCCAAGGCTACAGTGTCTGCATTTTCACCTACGGTCAGACAGGGACAGGGAAGACCTACAGtatggag GGCCCACCAGAGGACCCTGGCATAGCTCCTAGGGCACTGCAGTCACTGTTCCAGGAGATGGGGACTGAAGGGCAGCACCGTGTGACTCTCAGCATGGTGGAGATCTACAATGAGGCTGTCAG ggACCTCCTAGCCCCAGGGCCTCCTGAGCGCCTGGCCGTGAGGCAGGGCCCAGCAGGCCAGGGGGGCATTCAGGTGGCTGGCCTCACCTACTGGGACGTGCCCGACCTGGAGATGCTTCACCAG ATGCTGAGCCTGGGGAGGAGCAACCGGGCCACCGCCGCCACCACCAAGAACTCGCACAGCTCACGGTCGCATGCCCTGGTCACACTGACACTGCGTACGGCGTCCCCGCCGCGCGGTCCAGGCACCGCAG GCACACTGCACCTGGTGGACCTGGCCGGATCGGAGCGTGCCTGGAAGGCAGGGGCGGCCGGCCCGCCGCGCGGAGGCCGAGACGGCGCCCAGCGCCTGCGGGAGGCCCGGACTATCAACCGCTCGCTGCTGGCCCTGGGAAGCGTGATGGCCGCGCTGCGCGCCCGCCGGCCCCACGTGCCCTTCCGCGATTCGCAGCTCACGCGCCTGCTGCAGCCGGCGCTCGGGCCTGGCGCCACCGCGGTGCTGTTGTTGCAG ATTTCCACGCGGCCCGAGGATCTCGGCGAGACCGTGTGCTCGCTCAAGTTCGCCGAGCGAGTGGGCCGAGTGGAGCTGGGGCCAGCCCGGCGCTGCAGGGCCCCGCGCTCCGGGACGCCCTCTTCGCTCAGCACCGACACGCCACTTACCGGGACCCCCTGCACTCCTACGCCGTCCCCCGGCAGCCCTCCGGGACCCGGCCCGGGCAGCGGCTCCAGCTCGGGCCTCGGGACCCAAAAGGACGCGCCCTTGTAG
- the LOC122210989 gene encoding cysteine and histidine-rich protein 1-like, with protein MAPKPWSEWSTTLSHLALGVVSLHAAVSTAQASRGAAAGFLLQALASATLLAPGLGTDEDCLAGAWVATVIGLPLLAFDFHWVNGDRSSANLLLGGGMVLAVAGDHLGAEGRSVAGQAVVLVVAVTILIVAVFTTNTYGMWGGAMLGAAGLLSRLEEDKVLLLPKEDVCRCALAAGSWAYHRALHTQRLQWE; from the exons ATGGCCCCCAAGCCGTGGAGTGAGTGGAGCACGACCCTGTCCCACCTAGCGCTGGGAGTGGTGTCTCTGCATGCAGCGGTGAGCACTGCCCAG GCAAGTCGAGGGGCCGCTGCTGGCTTCCTGCTCCAGGCCTTGGCCTCTGCCACCTTGCTGGCCCCAGGGCTGGGCACAGATGAAGACTGTCTTGCTGGAGCCTGGGTGGCCACTGTCATCGGGCTGCCCCTTCTGGCCTTCGATTTCCACTGGGTGAATGGGGACCGCTCCTCTGCCAACCTACTCCTGGGAGGAGGAATGGTGCTGGCAGTGGCTGGTGACCACCTTGGTGCTGAGGGCCGTTCTGTAGCTGGTCAGGCAGTGGTGCTGGTGGTTGCAGTGACGATCCTCATTGTGGCTGTTTTCACGACCAACACTTATGGAATGTGGGGGGGCGCAATGTTGGGGGCTGCAGGCCTCCTGAGCCGGCTGGAGGAGGACAAAGTTCTGCTGCTTCCAAAGGAGGATGTCTGTCGCTGTGCCCTGGCTGCAGGCAGTTGGGCCTACCACCGAGCCCTGCACACACAGCGCCTGCAGTGGGAGTGA